One window of the Eucalyptus grandis isolate ANBG69807.140 chromosome 8, ASM1654582v1, whole genome shotgun sequence genome contains the following:
- the LOC104456862 gene encoding LOW QUALITY PROTEIN: scarecrow-like protein 15 (The sequence of the model RefSeq protein was modified relative to this genomic sequence to represent the inferred CDS: deleted 1 base in 1 codon): MRVPVTSQPPATPAAPAAGAAQPLKPVSAAAAAPPPLCYEPTSVLDLRSPASDKHPEVAPLPGGGGGGGGGGAGGDGDDGSAALQWDEHAMQTLDWDSIMRDLGLHDDSAPPFRANPHVCPADAFPPPPPPPPHHHHQQQQQHHQQLEPPGHFLPHEFALSDGYSNPLDSCADSPAGWNGLGPDFFDELIQAAECFDSSELQLAQMILARLNQRLRSPAGKPVQRAAFYFKEAFQSLLLLQSGSNRPPARLSSWPDIVQTIRAYKAFSGNSPISMFTHFTAIQALLESLDGSTVFHVVDFDIGFGGQYASFMKEIADRADSCKLQPPIVRITAVVPEEFAIETKLIRDNLSQYAHELKLRVEVEFVLVRAFEMLSFKSINFIDRESLAVHLSPAILHRLGPASNVARFLVDVRRLNPSIVVFADTEPWADAAAPASFKRSFLGCFEHYATVFESVDVATGGGEWARKIEGYLLRPRITAAVEAAAKRAAPPSWREAFHGAGMRPVRLSQFADYQAEFLLGKVQVRGFHVARRQAELVLCWHDRALVATSAWKF, encoded by the exons ATGAGAGTTCCCGTCACTTCCCAACCGCCAGCAacccccgccgcccccgccgcagGAGCCGCCCAGCCGCTCAAGCCCgtgtccgccgccgccgccgcccctccGCCCCTCTGCTACGAGCCCACCTCTGTCCTCGACCTCCGCAGCCCCGCGTCCGACAAGCACCCCGAGGTCGCCCCGCTCCCCGGcgggggcggtggcggcgggggcggcggcgcgggaggcgacggcgacgatggcTCCGCTGCGCTCCAGTGGGACGAGCACGCGATGCAGACCCTGGACTGGGACTCCATCATGAGGGACTTGGGCCTCCACGACGACTCGGCGCCTCCCTTCAGGGCCAACCCCCACGTCTGCCCCGCCGACGCCTtcccgcctccgccgcctcctcctccccaccaccaccaccagcagcagcagcaacaccACCAGCAGCTGGAGCCGCCGGGCCACTTCCTGCCCCACGAATTCGCCCTCTCTGACGGGTACTCGAACCCGCTCGACTCGTGCGCTGACTCCCCCGCCGGATGGAACGGCCTCGGGCCCGACTTCTTCGACGAGCTGATCCAGGCCGCCGAATGCTTCGACTCGAGCGAGCTCCAGCTGGCGCAGATGATATTGGCGCGGCTCAATCAACGGCTCCGTTCTCCGGCTGGCAAGCCCGTCCAGCGAGCCGCCTTTTACTTCAAGGAGGCGTTCCAGTCGCTGCTTCTCCTCCAGTCCGGCTCGAACCGGCCTCCGGCTCGGCTCTCCTCTTGGCCCGACATCGTGCAGACGATCCGAGCCTACAAGGCCTTCTCCGGCAACTCTCCGATCTCCATGTTCACGCACTTCACGGCGATCCAGGCCCTCCTGGAGTCGCTCGACGGCTCGACTGTCTTCCACGTCGTCGACTTCGACATCGGCTTCGGAGGCCAGTACGCCTCCTTCATGAAGGAGATCGCGGACCGAGCCGACTCGTGCAAGCTCCAGCCGCCGATCGTGAGGATCACCGCCGTCGTGCCGGAGGAGTTCGCGATCGAGACGAAGCTCATCAGGGACAACCTCTCGCAGTACGCGCACGAGCTCAAGCTCCGGGTCGAGGTCGAGTTCGTCCTCGTCCGCGCCTTCGAGATGCTCTCCTTCAAGTCCATCAACTTCATCGACCGGGAGAGCCTGGCGGTCCACCTGTCGCCGGCGATCCTCCACCGCCTCGGGCCGGCGAGCAACGTCGCGAGGTTCCTCGTCGACGTCCGGCGGCTGAACCCCAGCATCGTCGTGTTCGCCGACACCGAGCCGTGGGCGGACGCCGCCGCCCCGGCGTCGTTCAAGCGGAGCTTCCTCGGCTGCTTCGAGCACTACGCGACGGTGTTCGAGTCGGTGGACgtggcgaccggcggcggggAATGGGCGAGGAAGATCGAGGGGTACCTGCTGCGGCCGAGGATAACGGCCGCGGTGGAGGCGGCGGCGAAGAGA GCGGCGCCGCCGTCGTGGAGGGAGGCGTTCCATGGGGCCGGGATGCGACCGGTGAGACTGAGCCAGTTCGCGGACTACCAGGCGGAGTTCCTGCTGGGGAAGGTGCAGGTGCGGGGGTTCCACGTGGCGAGGCGGCAGGCCGAGCTGGTGCTGTGCTGGCACGACAGGGCCCTcgtcgccacgtcagcgtggaaGTTTTAG